One Geoalkalibacter subterraneus genomic window carries:
- a CDS encoding uracil-DNA glycosylase family protein: protein MVLEKSFNNCWQCPFWSSNDGKIHAFVPGESNCEILDMVKVLVLAEAPAKNEWSASRPLAPQGTAGKRFRTQMERSGLAKIPHYIANVVMCTNLENTSKNRIKNHNPPENVRLRCLSHWQRLVQACRPEVVFLLGATALKSVCPQMDLGKNSFAQIRRESNGSRLNFLPGCPQVVVTHHPSRLTYQAAGNSVWQQFTEDFETVVRLAEKASE from the coding sequence ATGGTTTTAGAAAAATCTTTCAATAACTGCTGGCAATGCCCCTTCTGGTCGAGCAACGACGGGAAGATCCATGCTTTTGTCCCAGGCGAATCGAACTGCGAAATTCTCGATATGGTCAAGGTGTTGGTCTTAGCTGAGGCTCCGGCAAAGAACGAGTGGAGCGCGTCAAGGCCTCTTGCTCCCCAGGGAACGGCCGGCAAAAGGTTCAGGACCCAGATGGAGAGATCAGGCCTGGCCAAGATCCCACACTATATCGCCAATGTGGTGATGTGTACCAATCTTGAAAATACTTCAAAAAATCGGATCAAAAACCATAATCCGCCGGAAAACGTGCGCCTGCGCTGTCTTTCTCACTGGCAAAGGCTGGTCCAGGCCTGTCGTCCAGAAGTTGTTTTTCTCCTTGGAGCAACCGCGCTTAAATCGGTGTGCCCTCAAATGGACCTGGGGAAAAACTCCTTTGCTCAAATCCGCCGGGAATCTAACGGATCCAGACTTAACTTCCTGCCGGGCTGCCCGCAGGTTGTAGTCACCCATCATCCAAGCCGGCTGACCTATCAGGCTGCGGGCAACAGTGTTTGGCAGCAATTCACTGAAGATTTTGAAACGGTCGTTCGCCTTGCAGAAAAGGCGTCCGAATAG
- a CDS encoding TraU family protein — MSHEIHKTLLATIVSLLLGLAAPFITFAENGGATEESRSINPVCPDNKLLSGKLITDVSWSTLFPIRIAGVPVGGGDVPDGAAPARPMCYCLDNNGVPELGSQLGMFEPARVIDVTRVPWCAPSLGGVMLRSSPRAIGGSGDAEKDSTGKSTFHYTYFAFPLLVIMDLFVDEYCNKDGFMDMDLMYISATDPTWLDDELAFHLAPETAWAALPVAQAMQPVDCVASTTGNPIKKFFWTAGCWGSLYPFTGNVLTNASAPRESSLVATRSLAALHRRGLARLTMGDDAMCKGKIFPTIPKTQYKMSQFFPLAEVKGDYSMSGRSDESNEDSSNPAPNNGASNITLKGSHFIGESTFTWGEWRSIPAVGEDYSYFLWRWNDCCLR, encoded by the coding sequence ATGTCTCATGAAATCCATAAAACGCTTCTTGCCACAATCGTCTCTCTATTATTAGGACTGGCCGCCCCTTTCATCACTTTTGCTGAAAATGGAGGGGCAACCGAAGAGAGTAGATCGATCAATCCGGTCTGCCCGGACAACAAACTCTTAAGTGGCAAACTGATCACGGATGTCTCCTGGTCGACCTTGTTTCCTATCCGCATTGCGGGCGTGCCGGTCGGGGGAGGAGATGTGCCAGACGGTGCGGCGCCGGCAAGACCCATGTGTTACTGCCTTGATAACAATGGGGTTCCAGAGCTTGGTTCTCAGCTTGGCATGTTTGAGCCAGCCCGGGTGATCGATGTGACCCGCGTGCCGTGGTGTGCCCCATCCCTTGGCGGAGTCATGCTGAGAAGCTCTCCTCGCGCCATTGGCGGATCAGGCGATGCGGAAAAAGATTCCACGGGAAAATCCACTTTCCACTATACCTACTTTGCTTTTCCTCTGCTGGTCATCATGGATCTTTTTGTAGACGAATACTGCAACAAAGACGGATTCATGGATATGGACCTGATGTATATCTCCGCAACAGATCCAACGTGGCTGGACGATGAATTGGCGTTCCACCTCGCCCCGGAAACAGCCTGGGCCGCGCTGCCTGTTGCCCAAGCCATGCAGCCTGTTGACTGCGTAGCCTCAACCACAGGAAACCCCATAAAGAAATTTTTCTGGACTGCAGGCTGTTGGGGCTCTCTGTATCCATTCACCGGCAATGTTCTGACCAATGCGTCCGCTCCTCGCGAATCAAGCCTTGTTGCAACACGTTCTCTTGCAGCTCTGCATCGACGCGGGCTGGCTCGGCTGACCATGGGCGATGACGCCATGTGTAAAGGCAAGATTTTCCCCACCATCCCCAAAACCCAATACAAAATGTCCCAATTTTTCCCTCTGGCCGAAGTTAAGGGCGACTACAGCATGTCCGGCCGAAGCGATGAGAGCAATGAGGATTCCAGCAACCCGGCTCCCAATAATGGTGCCTCCAACATTACCCTTAAAGGATCTCACTTTATTGGCGAAAGCACGTTTACCTGGGGGGAGTGGCGCTCTATCCCCGCAGTTGGAGAAGACTACTCGTATTTTCTGTGGCGCTGGAATGACTGCTGTCTGAGGTGA
- a CDS encoding HU family DNA-binding protein has protein sequence MTKEDLIKGISEKAGVTKADAGKTIKAIEMIVLEKLQNDEKALLPGIGTFVVKERKARKGRNPATGESIDIPAAKYVGFKPLKNIREALND, from the coding sequence GTGACAAAGGAAGATCTGATTAAAGGTATTTCCGAGAAGGCCGGAGTCACCAAGGCTGACGCCGGCAAAACAATCAAGGCGATCGAGATGATTGTCCTTGAAAAACTGCAGAACGACGAAAAGGCTCTCCTGCCAGGCATCGGGACCTTTGTGGTCAAAGAGCGCAAGGCACGAAAAGGGCGCAATCCCGCAACCGGAGAAAGTATCGATATTCCGGCAGCGAAATACGTGGGGTTCAAGCCCTTGAAAAACATTCGCGAAGCTTTAAACGACTAA
- a CDS encoding zinc ribbon domain-containing protein, giving the protein MPPDLRVLSLRDREWTCSRCASHHDRDANAAINIEREGLRLFAHQAGASPGRGGCVRPASQEVGRSR; this is encoded by the coding sequence GTGCCGCCCGATCTCCGGGTGCTATCCCTTCGGGACCGGGAGTGGACCTGTTCACGTTGCGCATCGCATCACGATCGAGACGCGAACGCCGCCATCAATATCGAGCGCGAAGGCCTTCGCCTTTTCGCTCACCAGGCGGGGGCATCGCCTGGAAGGGGAGGCTGCGTAAGACCCGCCTCGCAAGAGGTAGGCCGCAGCCGTTGA
- a CDS encoding TrbC family F-type conjugative pilus assembly protein: MQWIEKSLSIMSDAQKQQQILGDLDLKSPTVSEKDKQIARKMWEKSKKIAEESLGEDVLSQSLDVEIGKKVIVFFTLGKKVRNKEKIKELVRSLSESEHNVIFALSGLPDGTRRINDAIRIMAELTQEIESAPAVYLDPMRYKKYRVENAPTLMLEEHDQAVAWVEGVTDPQWIMKKIEQGETGFLGTHGPIEPVAEKNLMDEIASRLKQIDWDQKKKEVRQRYWKRYQFTDLPTAQKPRAYAFKPLYEAQQDITDDKGNIIVKKGTRINPMEVMPPTFALIVFNGSEPKQVEAAIKMGHLYGQKYRTKFITTTIPRDNGWKAYQSLEEKIGHPVYLLQDHLAQTFHLQNVPAAVSAEGQQFVVREYPPETDLLP; the protein is encoded by the coding sequence ATGCAATGGATTGAAAAATCGCTTAGCATCATGAGCGATGCGCAAAAACAGCAACAAATCCTGGGCGATTTGGATCTGAAATCTCCCACTGTGTCCGAAAAGGACAAGCAGATCGCCCGCAAGATGTGGGAAAAATCAAAAAAAATCGCGGAAGAATCTTTGGGGGAAGATGTTCTCTCCCAAAGTCTTGACGTTGAGATCGGTAAAAAAGTCATTGTCTTTTTTACCCTGGGGAAAAAAGTCCGGAACAAGGAAAAAATCAAAGAGCTGGTTCGCTCTTTATCCGAATCTGAACACAACGTCATCTTTGCTCTAAGCGGTTTGCCAGACGGCACAAGACGCATCAACGATGCGATTAGAATCATGGCGGAACTGACTCAGGAGATTGAATCGGCTCCGGCCGTCTACCTTGACCCGATGCGATACAAAAAGTACCGCGTCGAAAATGCGCCAACCCTAATGCTTGAAGAACATGATCAGGCCGTGGCCTGGGTCGAAGGTGTGACAGACCCGCAATGGATAATGAAGAAAATAGAGCAGGGCGAGACTGGTTTTTTAGGCACCCATGGACCGATAGAGCCTGTTGCCGAGAAAAACTTGATGGATGAGATCGCCTCACGGCTAAAGCAGATCGACTGGGATCAAAAGAAAAAAGAGGTTCGGCAACGATACTGGAAGCGCTATCAGTTTACCGACCTGCCAACCGCTCAAAAACCAAGAGCTTATGCGTTCAAACCTTTGTATGAGGCGCAGCAGGATATCACCGACGACAAAGGCAACATTATTGTCAAAAAGGGCACACGCATCAACCCCATGGAAGTCATGCCTCCGACGTTCGCCTTGATTGTTTTCAACGGCAGCGAGCCCAAACAAGTTGAGGCGGCAATCAAAATGGGGCATCTCTACGGGCAAAAATACAGAACCAAGTTTATCACCACCACAATCCCGAGGGACAACGGCTGGAAGGCCTACCAAAGTCTGGAAGAAAAAATAGGGCATCCGGTCTACCTTCTTCAGGATCACCTGGCGCAGACTTTCCATCTGCAAAACGTCCCGGCCGCAGTCAGTGCCGAAGGACAGCAGTTTGTTGTTCGTGAATATCCGCCCGAAACCGATTTATTGCCTTGA
- the traN gene encoding conjugal transfer protein TraN, whose translation MPRNALKTVSVLVLMFFNWAIAYPAWADAFSDAANKGQSSAESFMPDFNRMGTADSSGNITLYPQDSSSTMNINVGEIFQELDQNPNEESHDSLYGDNNGIFGATETTLEFLRDSPSNTGEAYRVVKSGQSRSHPDMRNDPIWGQTDSVLADVFSGEFADCQQITSINRTSWGAHMPDLQTCDRLRKPDRCEKIRKVDVTQTTVPERKVFSYQGCFDHNIKSFKIYEDNLDSSYYYKDLFPSEVEELYPGFFEGGSNRGNSEDEKMAGSYYFYPLNPDHLPSSGMEAFVRLKSSFQYSVSEASAVVKSQPSNDNGWTVTLDLNDPGRGNGTPPCAKGITDYKRGWVDLDLYVSAIGYEVSEYGDESLIDSTENEEEVIREDSCDYPEGFCDVTWVCDEIDNGKIINGLEITPEFARENLSPLYPGDPMTDVCWKASAEYQCDYNVGHMDCWTDPQGDVHCPYNEGDVLDSCEEFEKNPSCAFIRTECVEGSLSPTGFCYVTTDVYDCGYGVGIPSASREDSYNCPGEIRCMGNDCVEQQSMTSSDFQKAVALLNAADYMGNDMQCNENMTGCTVFGGEPYTCKMALGGWQDCCETPGTVSLGDYISLISGMNKLASAEKIMGMQNPVYGSWTSLKDGGTNVAETMAKPFTTAWESVAGRIGLDAGKEAGEQGLVTAAQSAIGETVQQITNQMAQWVYEKFGAAAVNTFFSGVGGAGGSEIASEALANNGNVAFGGYFGAALTVVGYAYLIYQISNILVQIIWECEEQEFELGVKREQKNCSYKGSYCASKVLGSCVEKRKSYCCFESPLSRIIHEQVLKQVEVNIHPGSAKNPNCEGIPLQKMELVDWDRIDLSEWIAILAITDNLPDVDDQRLNIDDLTGSGSELNFDSNDPNIPSRTNTAERTIERLDSDDWKNAAEDSRQELWGQN comes from the coding sequence ATGCCACGCAATGCTTTAAAAACCGTATCTGTCCTGGTCCTGATGTTTTTTAACTGGGCCATTGCCTATCCCGCATGGGCTGATGCTTTCTCCGATGCCGCCAACAAGGGACAGAGTTCCGCTGAGAGTTTCATGCCGGACTTTAATCGCATGGGAACCGCGGATAGCTCGGGCAACATAACCCTGTACCCGCAAGATTCCTCTTCAACCATGAACATAAATGTCGGAGAGATCTTTCAGGAACTGGATCAAAACCCCAACGAAGAATCCCATGACTCTCTTTATGGAGACAATAACGGGATATTCGGAGCAACGGAGACGACCCTCGAATTCTTAAGAGATTCCCCCAGCAATACCGGCGAGGCTTACCGTGTCGTCAAGTCAGGACAATCTCGTTCCCATCCGGATATGAGAAATGACCCGATCTGGGGGCAAACAGATTCAGTCCTTGCGGATGTCTTCAGTGGCGAATTTGCCGACTGCCAGCAGATAACCTCAATCAACCGGACAAGCTGGGGAGCGCACATGCCCGACCTGCAGACTTGTGACAGGCTGAGAAAACCTGATCGGTGTGAAAAAATAAGAAAAGTCGACGTGACTCAAACCACTGTGCCAGAAAGAAAAGTCTTTAGCTATCAAGGGTGTTTCGACCATAACATAAAATCATTCAAAATATACGAAGATAATCTCGATAGTAGCTATTATTACAAGGACCTTTTCCCAAGTGAAGTTGAAGAGTTGTATCCCGGATTTTTTGAGGGTGGGTCCAATAGAGGCAATTCAGAAGATGAAAAAATGGCGGGCAGTTACTATTTTTATCCATTAAATCCCGACCATCTCCCTTCCTCGGGGATGGAGGCGTTCGTTCGTCTAAAAAGTTCTTTTCAATACTCAGTATCTGAAGCATCAGCAGTCGTTAAAAGCCAACCGAGCAACGATAATGGCTGGACCGTAACTTTAGACCTGAATGATCCAGGGAGGGGAAATGGGACCCCCCCCTGTGCCAAAGGAATAACTGATTACAAGAGAGGGTGGGTGGATCTTGATCTATATGTGTCCGCTATAGGATACGAGGTTTCAGAGTATGGAGATGAAAGCCTAATAGATAGCACAGAAAACGAGGAAGAAGTTATCAGGGAAGATTCCTGTGATTACCCCGAAGGGTTTTGTGATGTTACATGGGTGTGTGATGAAATAGATAATGGAAAAATAATTAATGGTTTAGAGATAACGCCTGAATTTGCGAGAGAGAATTTGTCTCCTCTGTACCCTGGCGACCCAATGACTGATGTTTGCTGGAAAGCTTCAGCCGAATATCAGTGTGATTATAATGTTGGACACATGGATTGTTGGACTGACCCACAGGGCGATGTTCATTGTCCTTACAACGAAGGAGACGTTCTTGATTCTTGCGAAGAATTTGAAAAAAATCCTTCATGTGCTTTCATCCGAACAGAGTGCGTAGAAGGGTCACTTTCTCCAACAGGCTTTTGCTATGTCACAACCGATGTCTACGATTGCGGCTACGGCGTCGGTATCCCTTCGGCGTCCCGGGAAGACTCCTACAATTGCCCGGGAGAAATTCGCTGCATGGGAAATGACTGCGTTGAGCAGCAGTCCATGACCAGCAGTGACTTTCAAAAAGCCGTGGCACTTTTGAACGCGGCCGATTATATGGGCAACGACATGCAATGCAATGAAAATATGACAGGCTGCACGGTTTTTGGCGGTGAGCCCTATACCTGCAAAATGGCCTTGGGGGGATGGCAGGATTGTTGTGAAACCCCGGGGACGGTTTCGCTTGGCGACTATATTTCGTTGATTTCCGGGATGAACAAACTTGCCAGCGCTGAAAAAATAATGGGGATGCAAAATCCGGTTTATGGAAGTTGGACAAGTTTGAAAGATGGGGGAACAAATGTCGCCGAAACCATGGCTAAACCATTCACAACAGCTTGGGAGTCTGTCGCTGGGCGAATTGGACTAGACGCGGGCAAGGAAGCCGGTGAGCAAGGGTTGGTAACAGCGGCTCAATCCGCCATCGGGGAGACGGTACAGCAAATCACCAACCAAATGGCTCAATGGGTGTATGAAAAATTTGGAGCCGCCGCCGTTAATACTTTTTTCAGCGGAGTTGGAGGAGCGGGAGGCAGTGAAATTGCTTCTGAGGCTTTAGCTAACAATGGAAATGTGGCGTTCGGAGGATACTTTGGCGCGGCCTTGACAGTTGTTGGTTATGCTTATTTGATCTACCAGATCTCCAATATTTTGGTTCAAATTATATGGGAATGCGAGGAACAAGAGTTCGAATTAGGAGTTAAACGCGAACAAAAAAACTGCTCATACAAAGGGTCCTATTGTGCAAGCAAGGTCTTAGGCTCTTGCGTTGAAAAAAGAAAATCATACTGCTGTTTTGAATCTCCGCTCTCCAGAATCATTCATGAACAAGTTCTAAAACAGGTGGAAGTCAATATCCACCCAGGATCGGCAAAAAACCCCAATTGCGAGGGGATTCCTCTGCAAAAAATGGAATTGGTCGATTGGGACAGAATCGATCTAAGTGAGTGGATTGCAATTTTGGCGATAACCGACAACCTTCCTGATGTTGATGATCAAAGACTTAATATCGATGACCTGACAGGATCTGGATCTGAACTTAACTTTGATAGCAACGACCCAAATATCCCGTCTCGAACCAATACGGCAGAAAGAACGATAGAAAGACTCGATTCTGACGATTGGAAGAACGCGGCAGAAGACTCCAGGCAGGAGTTGTGGGGGCAAAATTGA
- a CDS encoding DUF6531 domain-containing protein — MKLTATGGGAENSDQEEIWVDEIRPQDWPRDTCKLAALGESTFNVMTGNIAHDQMLFSAKGGPLATSLSLYYNSLDRLDGSLGPGWGHSYAIRLHANSDGSMVLTDAAQKRFYYSDGASGYTTRKGDFSSLVKNGDGSYQLDFRDGQTYEFDTNGRLSAMTDRFGNTLSLSHSADQTTIIDPAGRTTVISYDSNERITSITDPAQNVYTFEYHADSGMLWKVHYPAADAGSVNGTWEYLYDAAGFMQYKIDPEGQIVKYTYDDQHRVASSIDPEGVFDTAGNESPEGHSKALYYDYPSPGQTTFIEKDGGQWVYSYDEAEGVLLAKQDPDGNAIRYVYNAEGLLYEKIAPVDADTDYVTTYASYDAYGNPLEITGHARHTDGTNDPADSHLQYTYDTQNFDRVTSITNLMDDPDTVTTFAYATDPDGSEVVTVTDPAGNQSVTHLNAKGAVAQLVDGEGRTTSYAYHPDGTLASVTSPEGVVTELSNYTELGLPQTIRSVGTDQSAQTTTLSYDALARVVSTTQAASPSSTTVYGYDLMGNRVSVTDAENRTTTFDHNYKGQVTNITDALSQKTALAYSGAGCPSCGGNGVDKLIALTDAKNQTTSFRYDPNGNLKSETDPLGHTILYVYTAGGALEKKLRDTNGDGEVDGGDELLVSYHYANNGRLVGKTDHVTGETTTFSYDPNGRLQAAINPAIGYTLEYYANGWLEKVTDSNGRVISYDQYNGAGQKTQITYLPGTVDEKTLGYGYDTAGRLETIASAAGTFFFGYDARSRRSTLSYPNGVVAVYGYAPDRDWLAGLDYQGSGGTLLSIAYPSHDLLGNRLQKTRDGVPTSYGYDDIYQLVSAGAEAYSFDPVGNRTAGPAGSESYSHDAANRMSAGRDGSYQYDERGNQTVRNVTDGTWALAWNGENQLIEASKPGTTVTFKYDPFGRFWANMPQKHFGPKF, encoded by the coding sequence GTGAAGCTTACCGCCACTGGAGGCGGTGCCGAAAACAGCGATCAGGAAGAAATATGGGTAGATGAAATTCGCCCCCAGGATTGGCCTCGCGACACCTGCAAACTGGCGGCTCTGGGTGAGTCCACCTTCAATGTAATGACCGGCAACATCGCCCACGACCAGATGCTTTTCTCCGCCAAGGGCGGGCCTCTTGCAACAAGCCTTTCGCTCTACTACAACAGCCTTGACCGACTTGACGGATCTCTTGGCCCCGGGTGGGGCCATAGCTACGCAATTCGTCTGCACGCCAACAGCGACGGCTCAATGGTCCTGACCGATGCGGCGCAAAAGCGTTTTTACTATTCGGATGGAGCTTCCGGCTACACCACGCGCAAAGGCGATTTTTCGAGCCTGGTGAAAAACGGCGATGGTTCCTACCAGTTGGACTTTCGCGACGGGCAAACATACGAGTTCGACACAAACGGGCGCTTGAGTGCCATGACAGATCGCTTCGGAAACACGCTTTCCTTGTCCCACAGCGCCGACCAGACCACCATTATCGATCCGGCGGGAAGAACGACGGTTATCTCTTATGACTCCAACGAGCGCATTACCTCTATCACCGACCCGGCGCAAAACGTCTACACCTTCGAATATCACGCTGACTCAGGCATGCTCTGGAAAGTGCATTATCCGGCGGCCGACGCCGGTTCCGTCAATGGCACATGGGAATATCTCTATGATGCGGCAGGCTTCATGCAGTACAAGATCGACCCCGAAGGCCAGATCGTCAAATACACCTACGACGACCAGCACCGTGTCGCCTCCTCCATCGATCCCGAAGGCGTGTTCGACACCGCCGGCAACGAAAGCCCCGAGGGGCACTCCAAAGCCCTCTATTACGACTATCCCTCCCCTGGCCAGACTACCTTTATCGAGAAGGACGGCGGCCAGTGGGTCTACTCCTATGATGAAGCTGAAGGAGTGCTTCTGGCCAAGCAGGACCCTGACGGAAACGCGATTCGCTATGTCTATAACGCCGAAGGCCTGCTCTACGAGAAGATCGCCCCAGTCGATGCCGATACCGACTATGTGACCACTTATGCCTCCTATGACGCTTACGGCAACCCGCTGGAGATCACCGGCCACGCCCGGCACACCGACGGCACCAACGACCCGGCGGATTCGCATCTGCAGTACACCTACGACACCCAAAATTTCGACCGGGTGACCAGCATCACAAACCTGATGGATGACCCGGATACCGTGACCACTTTTGCCTACGCCACCGATCCGGACGGCTCGGAAGTCGTCACGGTCACCGACCCGGCGGGCAACCAGAGCGTGACGCACCTCAATGCCAAGGGGGCTGTGGCCCAGCTGGTCGACGGCGAGGGGCGCACCACCTCCTATGCGTATCATCCGGACGGCACTCTGGCGTCGGTGACCTCCCCCGAAGGGGTTGTGACCGAGCTTTCAAATTACACCGAGCTGGGCCTGCCGCAAACGATCCGAAGCGTCGGCACCGATCAGTCGGCGCAAACGACCACCCTCTCCTACGATGCGCTGGCGCGGGTTGTCTCCACCACCCAGGCCGCAAGTCCTTCATCGACCACCGTGTACGGCTACGACCTGATGGGCAATCGCGTCTCGGTCACCGATGCCGAGAATCGCACCACCACTTTTGATCACAATTACAAGGGACAGGTGACAAACATCACCGATGCTCTTTCTCAAAAGACCGCGCTTGCATACAGCGGCGCCGGGTGCCCTTCCTGCGGCGGCAACGGGGTGGACAAGCTCATTGCCCTGACCGACGCCAAGAACCAGACGACAAGCTTTCGCTATGATCCCAACGGAAACCTCAAGAGCGAAACCGATCCGCTGGGCCACACGATCCTCTACGTCTACACCGCAGGCGGAGCATTGGAGAAGAAGCTGCGTGACACCAACGGCGATGGCGAGGTCGACGGCGGTGATGAGCTGCTGGTGAGCTACCACTACGCCAATAACGGCCGCCTTGTCGGCAAGACCGATCATGTCACCGGCGAGACGACCACCTTCAGCTATGACCCGAACGGACGGCTGCAGGCGGCAATCAACCCCGCCATCGGCTACACGCTCGAATATTATGCCAACGGCTGGCTTGAAAAAGTCACCGACTCCAACGGCCGAGTGATCTCCTACGATCAATACAACGGCGCCGGGCAGAAAACGCAAATAACGTATCTGCCCGGCACGGTCGATGAGAAGACGCTGGGCTATGGCTACGACACCGCCGGTCGGCTGGAAACGATTGCCAGCGCCGCCGGCACATTCTTCTTCGGCTACGACGCACGATCTCGCCGCAGCACCCTGTCCTACCCGAACGGGGTGGTTGCAGTCTACGGCTATGCGCCCGATCGCGACTGGCTGGCGGGTCTCGACTACCAGGGCAGCGGCGGTACTCTTCTGAGCATCGCCTACCCGAGCCACGATCTGCTCGGCAACCGCCTGCAGAAAACCCGCGACGGGGTGCCGACCAGCTACGGCTACGATGACATCTACCAGCTCGTAAGCGCCGGCGCCGAGGCCTACTCCTTCGATCCGGTGGGCAATCGCACCGCAGGGCCTGCCGGTTCCGAGAGCTATTCTCACGATGCGGCCAACCGCATGAGCGCCGGTCGTGACGGCAGCTACCAATACGATGAGCGCGGCAATCAGACGGTTCGCAATGTCACCGATGGAACATGGGCGCTTGCCTGGAACGGGGAGAATCAACTGATCGAGGCCTCCAAGCCAGGCACCACAGTCACGTTTAAATACGACCCGTTCGGGCGATTCTGGGCCAACATGCCCCAGAAGCATTTTGGTCCAAAGTTTTAG
- a CDS encoding VRR-NUC domain-containing protein: protein MSFKQYREILSKQKSKRPRSSGLICKDGGLSEEGEQRNLADYLDSLGVEWFHVPNGGARNAAEGGKLKAQGVKAGVPDNFIVDPPPKEPWRPGVVIELKRFDSGRVSPDQERWIKSLREKNWAVFVCHGAESAKAVMREMGYETLVSGRCHAGNKTNLPMTALCTKKE from the coding sequence ATGAGTTTCAAGCAATACCGCGAGATCTTGAGTAAGCAGAAAAGCAAGCGTCCGCGTTCCTCGGGTCTTATTTGCAAGGATGGAGGTTTAAGCGAGGAGGGCGAACAGAGAAATCTTGCGGACTATCTCGATTCTTTGGGCGTCGAATGGTTTCATGTCCCGAACGGCGGGGCCCGCAATGCCGCCGAAGGAGGCAAGCTCAAAGCCCAGGGTGTCAAGGCTGGTGTTCCTGACAATTTCATTGTGGACCCTCCCCCTAAAGAGCCTTGGCGGCCAGGGGTGGTTATCGAGCTTAAACGTTTTGACAGCGGGCGAGTTTCACCTGATCAGGAAAGGTGGATTAAGTCTCTGAGGGAGAAAAACTGGGCTGTCTTTGTGTGTCATGGGGCCGAATCTGCCAAGGCAGTGATGCGAGAGATGGGCTATGAAACCCTGGTCTCTGGCCGGTGCCATGCTGGGAATAAAACCAATTTGCCAATGACTGCACTATGCACGAAAAAGGAGTAA